One stretch of Candidatus Nitrosotenuis cloacae DNA includes these proteins:
- the trxA gene encoding thioredoxin gives MALGHISNAKDWQTKVVDSAKPVFVDFWAEWCGPCRMVGPVVEELAKDYDGKVEFVKVNVDEANELAAKYNIFSIPTLMLLNKGQVVAQQVGAASKESYKNMIERALANA, from the coding sequence AAAAGACTGGCAGACCAAGGTAGTTGACTCTGCCAAACCTGTCTTTGTAGACTTTTGGGCCGAGTGGTGTGGACCATGCAGAATGGTAGGACCAGTCGTAGAAGAGCTAGCAAAAGACTATGATGGCAAGGTAGAGTTTGTCAAGGTAAACGTCGATGAGGCAAACGAGCTGGCAGCAAAATACAACATCTTTTCAATTCCGACACTAATGTTGCTAAACAAAGGCCAAGTCGTAGCGCAACAAGTAGGCGCCGCATCAAAGGAATCATACAAAAACATGATCGAGCGCGCACTTGCAAACGCCTAA
- a CDS encoding zinc ribbon domain-containing protein → MSLGEVDTLNLLAEKLDNLFKDSQGYYESFLDANNLFKQGKMTEKEFFEKLGDYTVAYSALEFLAVKVIFELKKALDRAGAGGMGGTQSPGLMPGMGSPGMGMPGMGRVPVMPAQTPGRPPSVVSAQQGFSSPGTLPSPDPSLMPKSSVSSGGCRSCGADLRAGAKFCTKCGTKT, encoded by the coding sequence ATGTCACTAGGCGAAGTAGATACACTCAATCTTTTAGCAGAAAAATTAGACAATCTGTTCAAGGATTCTCAAGGATATTACGAGTCATTCTTGGATGCAAACAATCTCTTCAAGCAAGGAAAGATGACTGAAAAAGAGTTTTTTGAAAAACTTGGTGACTATACCGTCGCATATTCAGCATTAGAGTTTTTGGCAGTCAAGGTAATCTTTGAGCTCAAAAAAGCACTGGATAGAGCTGGCGCTGGCGGCATGGGTGGAACACAATCGCCTGGACTGATGCCGGGAATGGGCTCGCCTGGCATGGGAATGCCTGGAATGGGACGAGTACCAGTGATGCCTGCACAAACACCTGGCAGGCCGCCATCTGTAGTATCTGCACAGCAAGGATTCTCATCTCCTGGAACACTGCCATCACCTGATCCATCATTGATGCCAAAATCATCTGTATCGTCTGGCGGATGCAGATCATGCGGAGCTGATTTGCGAGCTGGTGCTAAATTCTGCACAAAGTGCGGAACTAAAACATAA
- a CDS encoding zinc ribbon domain-containing protein, translating to MKVFNGKQSAQDYMSAHTLAFSTPELTLMRYAFWLGDIIPDPKDKDNTIPRILAYIEEKDFAPVEIIDDEHYEPTGAVRITGTYGNVNKVTGSDVKFCSECGSKISASAKFCTECGATQD from the coding sequence ATGAAGGTCTTTAACGGAAAACAATCAGCTCAGGATTACATGTCTGCACATACTTTGGCGTTTTCAACACCAGAGCTTACGCTGATGCGCTATGCGTTCTGGCTAGGTGATATTATCCCGGACCCAAAGGACAAGGACAACACCATACCACGAATTCTGGCATACATTGAGGAAAAAGACTTTGCACCAGTTGAGATCATAGACGATGAACACTATGAGCCAACAGGAGCAGTAAGAATCACAGGTACTTATGGGAATGTCAACAAGGTGACTGGTTCTGATGTCAAGTTTTGCTCAGAATGTGGCTCCAAGATTTCGGCTTCTGCCAAGTTTTGCACCGAATGCGGCGCAACCCAGGATTAG